The segment ACTGTTTCCCGCGACCCGGTCGATCGAGGTCGTGCCCCGCTGGCGCGATGTCGCCGAAGGTGTTCGGGCGGTGGAGGCCGGTCGTCATCCCAAGGCGCATCGAAGGGTGCGGGTTTTCGGTATTCGCCTCCCGTCTCTGCGGGCAAACGGGATTCGATCCACGCGGCAACCGGTCCATCTTGCCGCCATCGTGCTCCTGATCCTGCTGGGGTGCCTTGTCGGCCCGGTCGGCGCGCAGTCGTTGCACGTGGATATCGTCGGAGGCACCAGGACGGCGATGCCGATTGCCGTGGTGCCGTTTGCCGTGGATGGCAGTTCGCCCTTGCCGACCGACGTTGCCGATGTGATCCGTAACGACTTCAACCGGTCGGGCACGTTTCGCTCGCTGGACAGGAGTGAGATCGTCGAGACGCCGTCGCAGGGCGCGGATATCCATTTCGCCACCTGGCGGCTGCTCAAGCAGGACTACATCGTCGTCGGCCGGGTGACGGATGCCGGCAACGGCATGGTGCAGGTGGCCTACGAGCTGTGGGACGTGAACAAGGGGCAGTGCCTGCTCTCCCTGTCCACGTCGACGGTTCCCGCGGCCGGGCTGCGCGGTGTGGCGCACCAGATCGCCGATGCGATCTACGAGAAGATCACCGGCGTGCGTGGCGCGTTCTGGACACGCATTGCCTATGTCACCGCCGTCGGCTTGGGTGACCACCGCAGGTACTCGCTGATCGTGGCCGATTCCGATGGCTTCGATCCGCAGGTGGTCGTGGGCCATGCGAAGGAGCCGCTGCTTTCGCCCGCGTGGTCGCCGGACGGCAGCAAGCTGGCTTATGTGTCGTTCGAGAGCGGGAATTCGGCGATCTACGTGCAGGACCTCACCACTGGCGCGCGCACTCTGGTGTCCGGCCGCGCAGAGGGAATCAACGGTGCGCCGGCGTGGTCACCGGACGGCACGCGGCTGGCGATGTCGCTTTCCTACCCGGGGAACCCCGAGATCTTCGTGATGAACCTGGCCACGCATCGCGAAACCCGCCTGACCGACAACCTGGCGATCGACACCGAACCGGTGTGGGCGCCGGATGGAAAGAGCCTCTACTTCACCTCCGACCGTTCCGGTCAGCCGCAGATCTATTCGGTCCCGGCGACGGGTGGCGCGCCGACCCGCGTGACCTTCCAGGGCCAGAGCAATTACGACTGTGACGTGAGCTACGACGGCAAGCTGCTGGCGATGGTGCAGGGGAACGACAACGTGTACCGGATCGCCATCCTCGACCGCAGCCTGGGCGATCAGGTGCGTTTCGTGTCACCGGGGCCGTACGAGGAATCCCCCAGCTTTGCGCCGAACGCCAGCATGCTGCTGTATGCCTCCAACGACGGGTCGCACAGCGTGCTGTATTCCGTCTCGGCCGATGGCAGCGTCCGCCAGCGCCTTATGCTGTCCGACGGCGATGTACGCTCACCGGCTTGGGGACCGTTTCGCCCGCGTTGAGCGACCGGCCAGAACAGAACGCCCCGGCGGATGGCCGGGGCGCTCTGCAGGCAGCGGGGACCAGCGACCGTCAGATGTCTTTGGCCAGCCCCTCGGCCAGGCCGATATAGCCGCCCGGGGTGAGGTCGAGCAGGCGCTGCTTGTCGGCGGCGGGCAGGGCCAGGCCATCGATGAACTGGCGCATGGAATCCCGGGTGATGCCCTGGCCGCGGGTCAGCGCCTTGAGCTGCTCGTAGGGCTCGGGCAGGCCGTAGCGGCGCATCACGGTCTGTACCGCTTCGGCGAGCACTTCCCAGCTGGCGTCCAGGTCCGCGGCGAGGCGGTCCGGGTTCACCTGCAGCTTGCCCAGGCCCTTGGCCAGCGACTCCAGTGCGACCAGGGTGTGGCCGAACGCGGTGCCAAGCGCGCGCAGCACGGTGGAGTCGGTCAGGTCGCGCTGCCAGCGGCTGATTGGCAGCTTCTCGGCGAAGTGGCCGAGCAGCGCGTTGGCCAGGCCGAAGTTGCCTTCGGCGTTCTCGAAGTCGATCGGGTTGACCTTGTGCGGCATGGTCGAGGAGCCGACCTCGCCGGCCTTCAGCGCCTGCTTGAAGTAGCCCAGCGAGATATAGCCCCAGATGTCGCGGGACAGGTCGACCAGCACGGTGTTGGCGCGGCGCACCGCGTCGCAGTACTCGGCCACGCCGTCGTGCGGCTCGATCTGGGTGGTGTAGGCGTTGTAGTCCAGGCCCAGGCTCTCGACGAAGCGCTGGGAGAACGCGCGCCAGTCCAGCTCGGGGTAGGTGATGGCGTGGGCGTTGTAGTTGCCCACCGCACCGTTGATCTTGCCGCTGATCTCCACCTCGGCCAGCTGCTTGCGCTGGCGCTCCAGGCGGGCGACCACGTTGGCCAGTTCCTTGCCGAGCGTGGTGGGCGAGGCGGTCTGGCCGTGGGTGCGCGAGAGCATCGGCAGCGCAGCGTGGGTATGCGCCAGGCCGCGCAGGGTGGCAATGATCTTGTCGAACGCCGGCAGCAGCACCTGGCTGCGGGCGTCACGCAGCATCAGCGCGTAGGACAGGTTGTTGATGTCCTCGCTGGTGCAGGCGAAGTGCACGAACTCCTTCGCCTTGGCCAGCGCCGGATCGGCGTCCATGCGTTCCTTGATGAAGTACTCCACCGCCTTGACGTCGTGGTTGGTGGTGGCCTCGATGGCCTTGATGCGTGAGCCGTCCTCCACCGCGAAGCGGTCGGCGATGGCCTGGAGCGTGGCGACCTGGGCGTCGGCGAACGCTGGCAGCTCGGCGATGCCCGGCTCGGCGGCCAGCGCCAGCAGCCAGGCGATCTCCACCTGCACGCGCCGGTGCATCAGGCCGTATTCGCTGAAGATCGGACGCAGCGATTCGGCCTTGCTGGCGTAGCGGCCGTCCAGCGGGGACAGGGCGGTGAGGGCGTGGGTGGACATCGAGGGCGTTCCGGCAACGGGAAAACCGCCATTTTACATGGCGACCCGCCCTGACGGCTCGCGCGCTGTTGCCCTTGTAGGAGCCCGCTCGCGGGCGATGCTCTTTGGCTTGGCTTGGCTTGGCTGTGCCTTGCCGGTGGCCTCGATGAGCATCAGGAGCAAGGGCATCGCCCGCGAGCGGGCTCCTACGGGGTAGTGCGGCGGGATGTTTTCGCCGTGCTTACGGGCAGGCGCTTATAGTGCAGCGGTCTTTTCAGGGAGTGTTGCCATGAGCGGATTCCGCATCGAACACGACAGCATGGGCGAGCTGCGGGTGCCTGCCGAGGCGCTGTACGGCGCGCAGACGCAGCGGGCGATCGAGAATTTCCCGGTGTCCGGGTTGACCCTGCCGCGTGGCTTCATCCGGGCACTCGGCCTGATCAAGGCGGCAGCGGCCGAAGCCAACCTCGCGCTGGGGCACCTGAAGAAGCGCCAGGCCGCGGCCATCCGCAAGGCCGCCCAGGCGGTCGCCGACGGCCAGTTCGACGACCAGTTCCCGATCGACGTGTTCCAGACCGGCTCGGGCACCAGCACCAACATGAATGCCAACGAGGTGATCGCCCACCTGGCCGGCAAGGCCGGCACCAGGGTGCACCCGAACGACCACGTGAACTACGGGCAGAGCTCGAACGACGTGATCCCCACCGCGATCCACGTCAGCGCCACCTTGCTGGCCGCCGAAGAGCTGCTGCCGGCCCTGAAGCATCTGAAGAAGACCATCGAGCGCCGCGCACGCGAGCTGAAGAACGTGGCCAAGACCGGCCGCACCCACCTGATGGACGCGATGCCGGTGACCTTCGGCCAGGAGCTGTCCGGCTGGGCTGCGCAGATCGGCGCGGCGATGGAACGCATCGAGGATGCGCTGAAGCGCCTGCGCCGTCTGCCGCAGGGCGGTACGGCGGTAGGCACCGGCATCAATGCCGATCCGAAGTTCGGCGCCACCTTCGCGCGCGAGCTGAAGAGGCTCAGTGGGCAGAAGTTCGAGACCGCGGCGAACTACTTCGAGGGCATGGCCGCGCAGGATGGTGCGGTGGAACTCTCCGGCGCGCTGAAGACGCTGGCGGTGGCGCTGATGAAGATCGCCAACGACCTGCGTTGGATGAACTCCGGTCCGCTGGCGGGCCTGGGCGAAATCGAGCTGCCGGCGCTGCAGCCCGGCTCGTCGATCATGCCGGGAAAGGTGAACCCGGTGATCCCGGAGGCGACCGCCATGGTGGCGGCGCAGGTGATTGGCAACGACGCCACCATCACCATCGCCGGGCAGTCCGGCAATTTCCAGCTCAACGTGATGCTGCCGCTGATCGCCTACAACCTGCTGCAGTCGATCGGGTTGCTGGCCAATGTGTCGCGCCTGCTGGCGGACAAGGCCATCGATGGTTTCAAGGTGAATAAAGCGCGGGTAGACGAGGCGCTGGCGATGAACCCGATCCTGGTCACTGCGCTGAACCCGGTGATCGGCTACGAGAAGGGCGCCGCGACGGCCAAGCAGGCCTACAAGCAGAAGCGCCCGATCATGGACGTGGCGCTGGAGACCACCGGGCTGTCGAAGGACGAATTGAAGAAACTGCTCGACCCAGTGGCCTTGACCAAAGGGGGCATCCACGGTCGGTGAGCCGACAATCGGCGATGCGCGCAGCGTCTGGACTCAACCATGCGCGGCGATGCGGGGCCAGCGCCACGCATACCAGACCACCAGCAAATGCAGGACGATCTCGACCACCGCCATGGCCTCGTAGAACACCCACCCACCGGGCATGAAGAGGATCACGATGACGGTGTAGGCCAGTCCGAGCAGGATGTTGAGCGGCCGATTGATCGCTGGCCTGAGTGCGAGCGACAGAAACACCATCAGCGCAGGAAAGGTAACCAGCGCCGCCGTGCCGAACAGCACGCCCTGGGTGGTCGGGCCCAGCGAGCCCATCTGGCCATTGAACATGGCCTTCAGCGTACCCGGCACGAACAGGCCGAAATAGTCGCCGTAGATGTAACAAAACATCACTGAGGTCCACAGCGCAGCAAGCTTCAGTTGAACGGGAGCGCGCCAGTGCTCCAGTGACCGCCTTGGGGTGCCATCCATGGTGAATCTCCGATAGTTGGAAAAGGGGGCAGATCACACCCTGGTTGGCAACGTGAGGTGCCTCGCAGGAGCTTGCCGGCGGCCGGTGTGTGCGGAAACGACGACGCCATCAATGGTGTCCCGGCGAACCGGACCAGGGGTGCGGATGCACCAGCGCACCGAGTTTCCCGGCGGCGAGCGCGACATCCATGGCATGCCCCCTGCGTTCGAGCGTGAGCTTTACCGGGTCCTGCATGTGCGCGTTGGCGTAGGTCACCAGATCCTTTACGTGTGCGACGGAGTGGCCGTCGACGGCGGTGATGCAATCGCCCTCGTGCAGCCCATCGCGGCCGTCAGGTGCGATCGTGGCAACCACGACGCCGTTGCCGTCCTTCGAGGACAGGTCAAGGGCCTGGCCGTTGGCTCCCTTCCAGGTCAGGCTCTCGGCGGTGCCGTGCATGCTGACGTACCAGCCGGCATGGGCGGGGGCGGCCAGTGCTGCGGCCAGGGCGAATGCGGCGCTCAGCGCGATATGGCGCATGGTTCTCTCCGTGAAATGTCCGTGCTCCCCTGAAGGGGGCTTCCCGCGGCAGTGCGGTCAGTCGTTGTCGCTGTCGTCGTCGTGGATATCCTTGCCGCAGTCGTCCACGTCCTTCTGCGTCATGGTGGCGTAGGGGCGGAACTCCGGCATCGACGCGGCCAGTTTCTGTTGCGAGGCGAGCATCTCGGGCATGCGTCCGCACAGCTTGAGCGCGGCCGCCTTGATCTGCTCGGTCTGTGGCTTGATCCGCGCTTCGATGTCCTTGTCGCTCTTTCCGGTCAGTGCGCCCC is part of the Dyella thiooxydans genome and harbors:
- the tolB gene encoding Tol-Pal system beta propeller repeat protein TolB; translation: MQDAPFSRRFMHGLFPATRSIEVVPRWRDVAEGVRAVEAGRHPKAHRRVRVFGIRLPSLRANGIRSTRQPVHLAAIVLLILLGCLVGPVGAQSLHVDIVGGTRTAMPIAVVPFAVDGSSPLPTDVADVIRNDFNRSGTFRSLDRSEIVETPSQGADIHFATWRLLKQDYIVVGRVTDAGNGMVQVAYELWDVNKGQCLLSLSTSTVPAAGLRGVAHQIADAIYEKITGVRGAFWTRIAYVTAVGLGDHRRYSLIVADSDGFDPQVVVGHAKEPLLSPAWSPDGSKLAYVSFESGNSAIYVQDLTTGARTLVSGRAEGINGAPAWSPDGTRLAMSLSYPGNPEIFVMNLATHRETRLTDNLAIDTEPVWAPDGKSLYFTSDRSGQPQIYSVPATGGAPTRVTFQGQSNYDCDVSYDGKLLAMVQGNDNVYRIAILDRSLGDQVRFVSPGPYEESPSFAPNASMLLYASNDGSHSVLYSVSADGSVRQRLMLSDGDVRSPAWGPFRPR
- the purB gene encoding adenylosuccinate lyase, which gives rise to MSTHALTALSPLDGRYASKAESLRPIFSEYGLMHRRVQVEIAWLLALAAEPGIAELPAFADAQVATLQAIADRFAVEDGSRIKAIEATTNHDVKAVEYFIKERMDADPALAKAKEFVHFACTSEDINNLSYALMLRDARSQVLLPAFDKIIATLRGLAHTHAALPMLSRTHGQTASPTTLGKELANVVARLERQRKQLAEVEISGKINGAVGNYNAHAITYPELDWRAFSQRFVESLGLDYNAYTTQIEPHDGVAEYCDAVRRANTVLVDLSRDIWGYISLGYFKQALKAGEVGSSTMPHKVNPIDFENAEGNFGLANALLGHFAEKLPISRWQRDLTDSTVLRALGTAFGHTLVALESLAKGLGKLQVNPDRLAADLDASWEVLAEAVQTVMRRYGLPEPYEQLKALTRGQGITRDSMRQFIDGLALPAADKQRLLDLTPGGYIGLAEGLAKDI
- a CDS encoding class II fumarate hydratase, which produces MSGFRIEHDSMGELRVPAEALYGAQTQRAIENFPVSGLTLPRGFIRALGLIKAAAAEANLALGHLKKRQAAAIRKAAQAVADGQFDDQFPIDVFQTGSGTSTNMNANEVIAHLAGKAGTRVHPNDHVNYGQSSNDVIPTAIHVSATLLAAEELLPALKHLKKTIERRARELKNVAKTGRTHLMDAMPVTFGQELSGWAAQIGAAMERIEDALKRLRRLPQGGTAVGTGINADPKFGATFARELKRLSGQKFETAANYFEGMAAQDGAVELSGALKTLAVALMKIANDLRWMNSGPLAGLGEIELPALQPGSSIMPGKVNPVIPEATAMVAAQVIGNDATITIAGQSGNFQLNVMLPLIAYNLLQSIGLLANVSRLLADKAIDGFKVNKARVDEALAMNPILVTALNPVIGYEKGAATAKQAYKQKRPIMDVALETTGLSKDELKKLLDPVALTKGGIHGR
- a CDS encoding DUF6326 family protein — its product is MDGTPRRSLEHWRAPVQLKLAALWTSVMFCYIYGDYFGLFVPGTLKAMFNGQMGSLGPTTQGVLFGTAALVTFPALMVFLSLALRPAINRPLNILLGLAYTVIVILFMPGGWVFYEAMAVVEIVLHLLVVWYAWRWPRIAAHG
- a CDS encoding PDZ domain-containing protein; translation: MRHIALSAAFALAAALAAPAHAGWYVSMHGTAESLTWKGANGQALDLSSKDGNGVVVATIAPDGRDGLHEGDCITAVDGHSVAHVKDLVTYANAHMQDPVKLTLERRGHAMDVALAAGKLGALVHPHPWSGSPGHH